A single window of bacterium DNA harbors:
- a CDS encoding reactive intermediate/imine deaminase (has endoribonuclease activity on mRNA) codes for MLRKIVQTGAAPAAVGPYSQAVQSGDFLYSAGQVPLDPATGKLVPGDIGAQTHQVMKNLAAILAAAGAGFGDVVKTTCFLADMADFAAFNAVYAEYFAGVAPPARSTVAVAGLPLGARVEVELVARLPG; via the coding sequence ATGCTGCGCAAGATCGTCCAGACGGGGGCAGCTCCGGCGGCCGTCGGCCCCTACAGCCAGGCCGTACAGAGCGGCGACTTCCTCTACAGCGCTGGCCAGGTACCGCTCGATCCCGCGACCGGCAAGCTCGTCCCCGGGGATATCGGGGCCCAGACCCACCAGGTGATGAAGAACCTGGCCGCGATCTTGGCCGCCGCGGGCGCCGGCTTCGGCGACGTCGTGAAGACGACCTGCTTCCTCGCCGACATGGCCGACTTCGCCGCCTTCAACGCGGTCTACGCCGAGTACTTCGCGGGGGTGGCGCCGCCGGCGCGCTCGACCGTCGCCGTGGCCGGCCTGCCCCTGGGCGCCCGCGTGGAAGTGGAACTCGTGGCGCGCCTGCCGGGTTAG